Proteins found in one Bacteroidales bacterium genomic segment:
- a CDS encoding class I SAM-dependent methyltransferase has protein sequence MTKNHITTEKIEQFYDDYVERQIKAGINERHISIFEKLIKAGLKKHHTVLEVGCGIGTLTSLLAPFLKNGYLLSMDLSKKSIAEAKKFLGHFKNLTLIHGDFLNYSFHETFDVIVFPDVIEHIPLEFHEKLFQKCTQLLRPKGFIFIHIPNPYYIEWLHIHQPESLQIIDQPIHLSTLLKFTEPHHLIITKYETYSIWFKDGDYQYIILQKKDAFDFTVQKKEKTNIIQRIKRKISFLKFFSF, from the coding sequence ATGACTAAAAACCACATTACTACTGAAAAAATTGAGCAATTTTACGACGATTACGTTGAAAGGCAAATCAAGGCAGGAATCAATGAAAGACATATTTCTATATTTGAAAAGCTTATTAAGGCTGGTTTAAAAAAACATCATACAGTTTTGGAGGTAGGTTGTGGAATAGGTACTCTTACGAGCTTATTAGCACCTTTTTTAAAGAATGGATATCTTTTATCCATGGATTTAAGTAAGAAAAGTATTGCTGAAGCAAAAAAATTTCTAGGTCATTTTAAAAATCTAACTTTAATACATGGTGATTTTTTGAATTATTCATTTCATGAGACTTTCGATGTGATTGTTTTTCCTGATGTTATAGAACATATTCCTTTAGAATTTCATGAGAAGCTTTTTCAAAAATGCACTCAGTTATTACGTCCTAAAGGATTTATTTTTATTCATATTCCCAATCCCTATTACATTGAATGGCTTCACATACATCAACCAGAGTCGTTGCAAATAATTGATCAACCAATACATCTCAGTACCCTTCTTAAGTTTACTGAGCCACATCATTTGATTATAACCAAATATGAAACTTATTCTATTTGGTTCAAAGACGGAGATTACCAGTACATTATCCTTCAAAAAAAAGATGCCTTTGATTTTACTGTTCAAAAAAAAGAAAAAACTAACATTATTCAACGAATAAAGAGAAAAATTAGCTTTCTTAAATTTTTTTCTTTCTAA
- a CDS encoding 4-hydroxy-tetrahydrodipicolinate reductase → MKVVIIGYGKMGRELENACRKKGIEILTIIDKDDPWPQKVDDDVIALEFTEPTSAVVNLKRCVDLSLPVVCGTTGWYHSLQEVKDYCLKHRGCIVYGSNYSPGVNALFKLTLLAAKIFSSLHRYDVKIEETHHITKKDAPSGTAITMAELLLSSYSELLGWSSIPKEKHLWIESFREEQVIGKHRLSFTSSFDEIVIEHKAQSREGFVCGALDALEWLDQTRPVGFFHFMDIFEKIYAIKI, encoded by the coding sequence ATGAAAGTAGTCATTATTGGTTATGGAAAAATGGGACGTGAATTGGAGAATGCTTGTCGAAAAAAGGGGATAGAAATTTTAACCATCATTGATAAAGATGACCCCTGGCCCCAGAAAGTCGACGATGATGTGATTGCCTTAGAATTCACTGAGCCCACTTCTGCTGTGGTGAACCTAAAACGTTGTGTAGATTTATCTCTACCAGTTGTGTGTGGTACTACCGGTTGGTATCATAGCTTGCAGGAAGTTAAAGATTATTGCTTGAAACATCGTGGTTGTATCGTATATGGAAGTAATTACAGTCCAGGTGTTAATGCTTTATTTAAGCTAACCCTTTTGGCTGCAAAAATTTTTTCCTCTTTGCACCGCTATGATGTGAAGATTGAAGAAACTCATCATATCACCAAGAAAGATGCCCCTAGTGGTACGGCTATTACTATGGCTGAATTGTTGCTTTCGTCTTATTCAGAATTGTTAGGTTGGTCTTCAATACCCAAAGAAAAACACTTATGGATTGAATCTTTTCGTGAAGAACAAGTGATTGGAAAGCATCGACTTTCTTTCACCAGCTCTTTTGATGAAATCGTAATTGAACATAAAGCACAAAGTCGTGAGGGATTTGTATGTGGTGCCCTAGATGCCCTTGAATGGCTTGATCAAACAAGACCTGTTGGTTTTTTTCATTTTATGGATATTTTTGAAAAAATATACGCAATAAAAATCTAA
- a CDS encoding TIGR00730 family Rossman fold protein gives MFRNLGIFCGASLGDDSRFEKQTKELIKLLAQKNIRIIYGGGNTGLMGVVAESALKHHIPILGVVPSFMLSMGVVHQNIDLHVVENMQERKKFILDNADAFVVLPGGIGTMDEFFEVLTAVQLGTHLKPIGLFNINHFFDPLLRLLHHLTDHRFVRLEHVSVVTDDDPERLLEYLKTPIHQPDKQWICDLLKYNML, from the coding sequence ATGTTTAGGAATTTGGGCATTTTTTGTGGGGCTTCTCTTGGAGACGACTCGAGATTTGAAAAGCAAACAAAAGAACTGATTAAACTTTTAGCACAGAAAAATATAAGAATAATTTACGGGGGGGGGAATACTGGCCTCATGGGTGTTGTAGCTGAAAGTGCTCTAAAGCATCATATTCCAATTCTGGGCGTTGTTCCTTCTTTTATGCTTTCCATGGGAGTTGTACACCAAAATATAGATTTGCATGTAGTAGAAAACATGCAGGAAAGAAAAAAGTTCATACTTGACAATGCTGATGCTTTTGTTGTTCTTCCTGGTGGAATTGGAACCATGGATGAATTTTTCGAAGTACTCACAGCCGTGCAGTTAGGCACTCATTTAAAACCAATTGGTTTGTTCAACATCAATCATTTCTTTGATCCACTTTTGCGCTTGCTGCATCACTTGACTGATCATCGTTTTGTTCGATTGGAACATGTTTCTGTAGTAACCGATGATGATCCAGAACGTTTACTTGAATATTTAAAAACCCCAATCCATCAGCCAGATAAGCAGTGGATATGTGATCTTTTGAAATATAACATGCTTTGA
- the lepB gene encoding signal peptidase I, translated as MDFVLLFTIFLFLLAWVGLIGIFKKAGEPIWKAIIPVVNCWYWVRLVDKRWWWFVFCLVPAINIFMIMLLIVETLKAFNKYSFWHQLLSIIFPFVYLPYLGFNPKLSFTPPDQQIKVKRSKFLTGIEDLIWAVVAASIIRMFFIEAYTIPTPSMEKTLLVGDFLFVDKFTFGSRIPQTFLTIPLTHNSFLGGKSYWDFIRLPFYRYPRLKPIERYDIVVFNFPGGDTVWLNNPAATYYGLQIEVAVEMARQAGLSDSNYFQFLNQARLYLLQQSPIRVHPSDKRDNYVKRCVGLPGDVIQLKNQILYVNGQLIPDPENKEVNYALLFKEEDFPKIRMIKKMGVSQKDFSDGLRLAQYYNFSNAIVVPLTRDMYDQVVANMGSYLKEPPRPLFDSNKWDPRIFPHHPAYPWNKDNFGPLRIPKAGETVQLDTINIHLYKRIISIYEGNELQIRDGKIYINGQQTNTYTFKMDYYFMMGDNRHNSADSRFWGFVPEDHIVGRPLFIWLSLDKDKPLFGGKIRFRRMFSSAVR; from the coding sequence ATGGATTTTGTTTTGTTATTTACCATTTTCTTATTTCTTCTTGCGTGGGTTGGCTTGATTGGAATTTTCAAAAAAGCTGGAGAACCTATTTGGAAAGCCATCATACCAGTTGTAAATTGTTGGTATTGGGTAAGATTGGTGGACAAGCGTTGGTGGTGGTTTGTTTTTTGCTTAGTTCCTGCAATCAACATTTTTATGATCATGCTGCTCATTGTCGAAACACTAAAAGCTTTTAATAAATATTCCTTTTGGCATCAATTGCTTTCTATTATTTTTCCTTTCGTGTATTTACCTTATTTAGGTTTTAATCCTAAACTTTCTTTCACTCCACCTGATCAGCAGATCAAAGTTAAAAGAAGCAAATTTCTCACGGGCATTGAAGATCTCATATGGGCTGTAGTTGCTGCAAGTATCATACGCATGTTTTTTATCGAAGCTTATACCATTCCTACTCCCTCAATGGAAAAGACCTTGCTTGTTGGTGATTTTTTATTTGTGGATAAGTTTACTTTTGGTAGTCGCATTCCCCAGACTTTTCTGACCATACCACTAACACATAATTCTTTTTTGGGAGGGAAATCATATTGGGATTTTATTCGTTTGCCTTTTTATCGGTATCCACGTCTCAAACCTATTGAGCGTTACGATATTGTGGTGTTTAATTTCCCCGGGGGAGATACGGTATGGTTAAACAATCCTGCTGCTACCTACTATGGATTGCAAATCGAAGTAGCTGTTGAAATGGCACGACAGGCTGGATTAAGTGATAGTAATTATTTTCAATTTCTTAATCAGGCACGTCTTTACTTACTTCAACAAAGTCCTATTCGAGTCCACCCTTCCGACAAGAGAGATAATTATGTGAAACGTTGTGTAGGATTACCAGGAGATGTTATTCAATTGAAAAATCAGATTCTTTACGTAAATGGCCAACTTATACCTGATCCTGAAAATAAGGAAGTAAATTATGCTCTCCTTTTTAAAGAAGAAGATTTTCCAAAGATTAGGATGATCAAGAAAATGGGGGTAAGTCAGAAGGATTTTTCAGATGGATTAAGACTTGCTCAGTATTACAATTTTTCCAATGCTATTGTAGTTCCGCTAACTCGTGATATGTACGATCAGGTTGTGGCAAATATGGGTTCATATCTTAAAGAACCACCACGTCCGTTATTTGATAGCAATAAATGGGATCCGCGAATTTTTCCACACCATCCTGCCTATCCATGGAACAAGGATAACTTTGGGCCACTTCGTATACCCAAAGCTGGTGAAACTGTTCAACTCGATACCATAAACATTCATCTTTATAAAAGAATTATTTCGATCTACGAAGGAAATGAGCTTCAAATTCGTGATGGCAAGATTTATATCAATGGTCAACAAACCAATACATATACCTTCAAAATGGATTACTACTTCATGATGGGAGATAATCGTCATAATTCTGCTGATAGTCGTTTTTGGGGCTTTGTTCCAGAAGATCACATTGTGGGTAGACCTCTTTTTATCTGGCTAAGCCTCGACAAAGATAAACCCTTGTTTGGAGGGAAAATACGTTTCAGGCGAATGTTCAGTAGTGCGGTAAGATAA
- the priA gene encoding primosomal protein N' — protein MWVKVILPLRVDGSYLYFVPKNLEHEVSIGKRVIVSFGKRRKYTALISEIITTPPQVSYVVKSIESVVDMKPVITGWQLSFWKWIAEYYMCTLGEIINAAFPSNLRLESESVFTLNPEWNKNLPLTPNEKKLVYYLEQHKKIREGKISSLLGKSKIRSLLQIMLEKKILLREEYMKDNILPHQTICIRLTAHYEDENQLSLVLQQLERKSPNQYHVLLKIIESLNEGHYPEKKIVQKSFSSTALKALEKKGIIEFFKTENKSPASQCKGFSFPSVQLTDDQQRAIEQIHKSFSSGKNVLLYGPTGSGKTIIYIHLIQEALKQRKQVLFLLPEISLTEFMVKRIQNWLGNDVPVWMYHSRTTNRERTKIWKEMLEGRVGVVVGARSAIFLPFDSLGLIVVDEEHDTSYKQTEAPRYHARDTALMLGKITHVPVILGSATPSLDAYHLAKTGKITLVHLRQRYGDAIPPVIHIVNMRPHIARKEMRGSLTPLLFQQIKQTLQREKQIILFQNRRGYSTWVECDSCGWSPTCQHCDANLTYHRDEHALICHHCGYAQNIPGFCPQCHSPKILMRGVGTQRIEEELFTFFPHARIARLDHDIVRQTGQLQALFDQFERREIDILVGTQMVTKGLDFSHVDLVGILNADLLYPYPDFRSYEHALQLMLQVAGRAGRRDHQGTVIIQTQTSRSPLIKYITQFTYDDFMFDEILFRQKFRYPPFVRLIKLLFLHNEKEIANKASNDFAQFFKNKFSYSLLGPDLAPLSKIQDQYIFQLLIKLPKDNNLLRTKQTINDLIAHIHDKYPSNLKIIVDVDPI, from the coding sequence ATGTGGGTTAAAGTTATCCTTCCTCTTCGCGTTGATGGTTCGTATCTTTATTTTGTGCCTAAGAATTTGGAACATGAAGTTTCCATCGGAAAAAGAGTAATAGTTTCGTTTGGTAAGCGTCGAAAATACACAGCCTTGATTTCTGAAATTATTACTACCCCTCCGCAAGTAAGTTACGTCGTAAAATCTATTGAATCGGTTGTGGATATGAAACCTGTAATAACCGGCTGGCAACTAAGTTTTTGGAAATGGATAGCCGAATATTACATGTGCACTCTTGGAGAAATCATAAACGCTGCTTTTCCCAGTAATCTTCGCTTGGAAAGCGAAAGTGTTTTCACGCTTAACCCAGAGTGGAACAAAAATTTACCCTTGACCCCAAATGAAAAGAAATTGGTTTATTATTTGGAACAACATAAAAAAATTCGAGAGGGTAAAATTTCATCTTTACTTGGAAAATCTAAAATTCGCTCACTACTCCAAATAATGCTTGAAAAAAAGATATTGTTAAGGGAAGAATATATGAAAGACAATATACTTCCTCATCAAACAATATGTATACGATTAACTGCTCACTACGAAGATGAAAATCAACTTTCTCTTGTTCTACAGCAACTCGAACGTAAGAGTCCAAACCAATACCATGTACTTCTGAAGATTATTGAATCTTTAAATGAAGGGCATTATCCTGAGAAAAAAATTGTTCAGAAATCTTTTAGTAGTACTGCCTTGAAAGCACTGGAAAAGAAAGGAATTATAGAATTTTTTAAAACTGAAAATAAATCTCCTGCTTCTCAATGCAAGGGATTTTCTTTTCCTTCTGTTCAATTGACAGATGATCAACAACGTGCTATTGAGCAAATTCATAAATCTTTTTCAAGTGGGAAAAACGTATTACTTTACGGCCCAACAGGAAGTGGGAAGACAATCATTTACATTCATCTTATTCAGGAAGCTTTAAAACAAAGAAAACAGGTTTTATTCCTTCTACCTGAAATTTCGTTGACGGAATTTATGGTGAAACGAATTCAAAACTGGTTGGGAAATGATGTGCCAGTTTGGATGTATCATTCACGTACAACTAACCGAGAACGAACAAAAATATGGAAAGAAATGTTGGAAGGTCGAGTGGGAGTAGTTGTGGGAGCGCGCTCAGCGATTTTTCTTCCTTTTGATTCATTGGGACTTATAGTTGTGGACGAAGAACATGATACAAGCTATAAACAAACAGAAGCTCCTCGTTATCATGCTCGCGACACAGCTCTCATGCTTGGTAAGATAACACATGTGCCGGTCATCCTTGGTTCTGCTACACCATCGCTTGATGCTTATCATCTTGCTAAAACTGGCAAAATAACGTTAGTTCACCTCAGGCAACGCTATGGAGATGCTATCCCTCCGGTGATACATATCGTAAACATGCGTCCGCATATTGCGCGGAAGGAAATGCGAGGGTCGTTGACTCCTTTGCTTTTTCAACAAATCAAACAAACATTACAACGAGAAAAGCAAATCATTCTTTTTCAAAATAGGCGTGGCTATAGCACTTGGGTAGAATGTGACTCTTGTGGCTGGTCTCCTACATGCCAGCATTGCGATGCCAACTTAACGTATCATAGAGATGAACACGCACTTATTTGTCATCATTGCGGTTATGCGCAAAATATTCCTGGTTTTTGTCCTCAGTGTCATTCCCCAAAAATTTTGATGCGTGGAGTTGGCACTCAACGTATTGAAGAAGAGCTATTTACCTTTTTTCCTCATGCTCGAATAGCTCGCTTAGATCACGATATAGTTCGTCAGACTGGGCAATTACAAGCTCTATTTGATCAATTTGAGCGGCGAGAGATCGATATCCTTGTGGGTACGCAAATGGTCACCAAGGGTTTAGACTTTTCCCATGTCGATTTGGTTGGTATTCTCAATGCCGATTTGCTTTATCCTTATCCTGATTTTCGTTCTTATGAACATGCTCTCCAACTTATGCTTCAAGTAGCTGGGAGAGCAGGACGTCGCGATCACCAGGGCACTGTCATCATTCAAACCCAAACTTCGCGCAGCCCTCTTATCAAGTACATCACTCAGTTTACATATGATGACTTTATGTTCGACGAGATTCTTTTTCGCCAGAAGTTTCGTTATCCACCATTTGTTCGGCTTATCAAGCTTCTTTTCCTCCATAACGAAAAAGAAATAGCAAATAAAGCATCCAACGATTTTGCTCAATTTTTTAAAAATAAATTCTCTTACTCTCTTTTAGGTCCTGATCTTGCACCCCTGTCTA
- a CDS encoding ParB/RepB/Spo0J family partition protein encodes MNATNPQKRKALGRGLGALLDVDESITSLAFPFIDIDLIIANPYQPRNTFEEEKLKELAESIKSFGIIQPLTVRKMPDGTYQLISGERRLKAAKMVGLKTIPVFIRDASETDLLQMALIENIQREDLNAIDIALSFEKLIEEYHLTQEQLSEKIGKNRSTIANYLRLLKLPIEVQAAIKEGKISMGHARAIITLPNENLQLEITQKILEKGLSVRQVEEWVRKIQQSSSSKKKTTHQPKHPYLDELQQKFQQKGFKVKIVQKKKSGSIIIHFRNEEELLSLIHFFENVS; translated from the coding sequence ATGAATGCAACCAATCCACAAAAGAGGAAAGCTTTAGGAAGAGGCCTGGGGGCTTTGCTAGATGTGGATGAAAGTATTACATCCTTAGCTTTTCCTTTCATAGATATTGATCTAATTATTGCTAATCCCTATCAGCCACGTAATACATTTGAAGAAGAAAAATTAAAAGAATTAGCCGAATCAATCAAAAGCTTTGGTATTATTCAACCACTTACGGTTAGAAAGATGCCGGATGGAACCTATCAACTTATTTCTGGTGAACGTCGACTCAAAGCTGCTAAAATGGTGGGATTAAAAACCATACCTGTTTTTATACGTGATGCTTCCGAAACAGATCTACTTCAGATGGCACTTATCGAGAACATTCAACGTGAAGATCTCAATGCTATTGATATTGCTCTTTCCTTTGAGAAACTCATTGAAGAATATCATCTCACTCAAGAACAGTTAAGCGAAAAAATTGGGAAAAATCGGTCTACTATAGCTAACTACTTACGTCTGCTAAAGCTTCCCATTGAAGTTCAGGCCGCTATTAAAGAAGGCAAAATTTCCATGGGTCATGCACGCGCTATTATTACCTTGCCTAATGAAAACTTACAGTTGGAGATTACTCAAAAAATACTAGAAAAAGGTCTTTCAGTACGTCAAGTTGAAGAATGGGTAAGAAAAATTCAGCAATCTTCTTCATCGAAGAAGAAAACTACTCATCAACCGAAACATCCATATTTAGATGAGCTTCAACAGAAATTTCAACAAAAGGGATTCAAAGTAAAAATAGTTCAAAAGAAAAAAAGCGGATCGATTATTATACATTTCAGAAATGAAGAAGAACTTCTCTCATTGATTCACTTTTTTGAAAATGTTTCATAA
- a CDS encoding DUF5683 domain-containing protein yields MHSPQKALILSAFLPGSGQVYNRQYWKAPLYIGGLVATGYLAYTNYQYYKDYKKAYLARTDNDSLTMDPFPYYSEQNLLDIMSFYRRNTELSIIGFSLFYALNILDAYVYAHFFDFSIQIDDVRKISIYPVINTKAKGLMLRFCF; encoded by the coding sequence ATGCATTCACCCCAAAAAGCTCTTATCTTGTCTGCCTTTTTACCGGGTAGTGGTCAGGTTTATAACCGTCAGTACTGGAAAGCACCATTGTATATAGGTGGTTTAGTTGCAACGGGTTATTTAGCTTACACGAATTATCAGTATTATAAAGATTACAAAAAAGCATATCTAGCGAGAACAGACAATGATTCACTGACAATGGATCCTTTTCCTTATTACTCCGAACAAAATTTACTCGATATCATGTCTTTTTACCGCAGAAATACAGAACTCTCTATTATAGGTTTTTCCTTGTTCTATGCACTGAACATACTTGATGCATATGTGTATGCCCATTTCTTTGATTTTTCAATTCAAATCGATGATGTAAGGAAAATTTCGATATATCCAGTCATAAATACGAAAGCAAAAGGTTTAATGTTGAGGTTTTGTTTTTGA